One part of the Ranitomeya imitator isolate aRanImi1 chromosome 10, aRanImi1.pri, whole genome shotgun sequence genome encodes these proteins:
- the LOC138652219 gene encoding olfactory receptor 5V1-like codes for MLLIDLQHQNDTSLENFLLLTFSDGVFFVTILFFVIYCTILIGNLCIFTIIRLESHLHTPMYFFLSNLSLLDIFYSSSTLPLVLFNCVTGNRKISFRKCIFQLYLFVSLGGAECILLAIMAYDRFVAICNPFHYPVVMSGKLCASLAAASWLSGFLNSILHTVMTANLSFCKSQQIINHFYCDVPPLIQASCNPTKTSKILLYIVSVFLGFTPFLYIVISYIHIISTIMKIKSSEGRWKAFSTCSSHLIVVTMFYGTANFNYIGPSGYSFEVEHLASFLYSLLTPLVNPIIYCFRNKEVKGALQKHLRRCYFKIYR; via the coding sequence ATGCTATTGATTGACCTACAACATCAGAACGACACATCACTGGAAAACTTTTTGCTTCTTACATTTTCTGACGGTGTGTTCTTTGTCACCATTTTATTTTTTGTCATTTATTGCACAATCCTGATTGGAAATCTCTGCATTTTCACCATCATTAGACTTGAGAGCCATCTTCACACTCCCATGTACTTTTTCCTAAGTAACCTCTCCTTGCTGGACATTTTCTATTCCTCGTCCACACTGCCATTGGTGTTATTTAACTGCGTAACTGGCAACAGAAAAATTTCCTTTCGAAAATGTATCTTTCAGTTATATTTATTTGTATCACTCGGAGGGGCGGAATGTATATTGCTGGCCATAATGGCGTATGACCGTTTTGTTGCAATATGCAACCCGTTCCATTATCCAGTGGTGATGAGTGGTAAGCTTTGCGCTAGTCTCGCTGCAGCATCATGGTTAAGTGGGTTCCTCAATTCAATTCTTCACACAGTCATGACCGCCAACCTCTCGTTTTGTAAATCACAACAGATCATTAACCATTTCTACTGCGATGTACCTCCACTCATACAGGCATCCTGTAATCCCACCAAAACCAGTAAAATCTTGTTGTACATTGTCAGTGTATTTTTAGGTTTTACCCCGTTTCTCTACATTGTCATCTCTTACATACACATCATTTCCACCATTATGAAGATAAAGTCTTCTGAAGGACGATGGAAGGCATTTTCAACCTGTTCGTCCCACCTTATTGTGGTGACCATGTTCTATGGGACAGCTAACTTCAACTATATAGGACCTTCAGGATACTCCTTTGAGGTGGAGCATTTAGCCTCTTTCTTATACAGCCTTTTGACTCCTCTTGTAAATCCAATTATCTACTGCTTTAGAAACAAAGAAGTGAAGGGGGCATTGCAGAAACATCTCAGGCGTTGTTACTTTAAGATATATAGATAA